In Equus przewalskii isolate Varuska chromosome 6, EquPr2, whole genome shotgun sequence, one DNA window encodes the following:
- the LOC103553902 gene encoding LOW QUALITY PROTEIN: olfactory receptor 51F2-like (The sequence of the model RefSeq protein was modified relative to this genomic sequence to represent the inferred CDS: deleted 1 base in 1 codon; substituted 1 base at 1 genomic stop codon) produces the protein MLVLNNTNAQPLTFLLTGIPGLKEALVWISIPFCLLYIIALSGNSMILFVILREQSLHEAMYYFLSMLSATDLSLSLCTLSTTLGVFWFEAREITLNACIAQMFFLHGFTFMESGVLLAMAFDRFVAICDPLRYTTILTSARIAQIGVSMLIRDVAVMLPVVLFVKRLSFCSSMVLSHSYCYHVDLIQLSCTDNRINSILGLIALFSTTGFDCPCILLSYVLIIRSVLSIVSXEGQQKAFNTCISHVSAVAIFYIPLISLSLVHRYGHSAPPFVHTIMANVFLLIPPVLNPIIYSVKTKQIRKAIVKVLIQKRLQI, from the exons ATGTTGGTCCTCAATAACACCAATGCCCAGCCTCTGACCTTCCTCTTGACGGGTATCCCAGGCCTGAAAGAAGCCTTGGTCTGGATCTCCATCCCTTTTTGTCTTCTGTATATTATCGCACTCTCTGGGAACAGCATGATCCTGTTTGTGATTCTCCGTGAGCAGAGCCTCCATGAG gccatgtattattttctttctatgcttTCAGCCACAGATCTGAGCTTGTCCCTGTGCACACTTTCCACTACCCTTGGGGTCTTCTGGTTTGAAGCTCGAGAGATCACCTTAAATGCCTGCATTGCCCAAATGTTCTTTCTCCATGGATTTACTTTCATGGAGTCTGGGGTTCTCCTGGCCATGGCCTTTGATCGTTTTGTGGCTATTTGTGACCCACTGAGATATACCACCATCCTCACCAGTGCCAGGATCGCCCAGATTGGGGTGAGCATGTTGATAAGGGATGTTGCTGTGATGTTACCAGTTGTGCTCTTTGTCAAGAGGCTATCCTTCTGCAGTTCTATGGTTCTTTCACATTCTTACTGCTACCACGTTGACCTCATTCAACTCTCATGCACAGACAACAGAATCAACAGCATCCTTGGTCTGATTGCACTCTTCTCCACGACAGGGTTTGACTGCCCTTGCATCTTGCTCTCCTATGTCCTGATCATCCGCTCTGTGCTCAGCATTGTTTCTTGAGAGGGGCAGCAGAAGGCCTTCAACACTTGCATATCTCACGTCAGTGCTGTTGCCATCTTCTACATCCCTCTCATCAGCTTGTCTCTTGTCCATCGCTACGGCCATTCAGCACCTCCATTTGTCCACACCATCATGGCCAACGTCTTCCTGCTCATCCCTCCTGTACTCAACCCTATCATCTACAGTGTGAAGACTAAGCAAATTCGAAAGGCTATTGTCAAGGTCCTAATTCAGAAGCGTCTCCAAATCTAA